A stretch of Stenotrophomonas indicatrix DNA encodes these proteins:
- the pgaA gene encoding poly-beta-1,6 N-acetyl-D-glucosamine export porin PgaA — protein sequence MVVHRPLALCVGLACATLACWAHAASPPTVITRADRLAEIGHYRDQARWVDALAAIERAQLREPNDDLLYKLQVLTLGDIGNAHRAWRLYQARPNLFDQDQKARLEANYVAKLVNWSLAYGESEDTRLVEAEASLAEMEQYVERDGTAQAQAPLRIRMDRLILLNRLARHAQVRDEARALQREGHALPDYVLPAVGDSLMATQNPEEAIPLLEAAAKNDPSRFETRSELAYAYLETEQAEKAVGYLQAWQKDEPAWRWGGGKTPFQNWARYEADLNLGMVRAYSGDLPTAQRELEALVEVGPGNGSLQTSLGSVYQMRGWPRRALERHQMAYTLDPRDIAPRLGMYESYVQLQRDDLARPLHDDLLARYPSQPAVQRMDRDWRAHRGWQLLAKVEGGRSSGGGGTSPLGNDDLHYGVEVASPVLNDRWRLFAFADRRSVSFQDQDIDPLWIGAGVRYRFDRLDAEAAVMRPNDSIGDTGLRGGFGWQFNDRWHAGVTAARNDPEASMQARVAGITADSVAVAVDYTRNERTHWSFGGSRFRYDDGNRRDTLNSAIEQRLLTRPRLLIDGLGSVYTSRGSRDDAPYFNPSRDRSVEVGLRIDQQLWRHYERHFRHRLTVSVGNYWQEGFGSSIIPTVAYRHEWQFDQGRILEYGVSWSRPVYDGQRERHIGFDAALRWGE from the coding sequence ATGGTTGTTCATCGTCCGCTGGCGCTGTGCGTCGGCCTGGCCTGCGCCACTCTGGCGTGCTGGGCCCACGCGGCCTCGCCGCCCACCGTCATCACGCGCGCCGACCGGCTCGCCGAGATCGGGCACTACCGTGACCAGGCACGCTGGGTCGATGCGCTGGCAGCGATCGAGCGGGCGCAGCTGCGCGAGCCCAACGACGACCTGCTGTACAAGCTGCAGGTCCTGACCCTGGGCGACATCGGCAACGCCCATCGCGCCTGGCGGCTTTACCAGGCCCGGCCCAACCTGTTCGACCAGGACCAGAAAGCGCGGCTGGAGGCCAACTACGTGGCCAAGCTGGTCAACTGGAGCCTGGCCTACGGGGAAAGCGAAGACACCCGGCTTGTCGAGGCCGAGGCTTCGCTGGCGGAAATGGAGCAGTACGTCGAGCGCGATGGCACCGCGCAGGCGCAGGCGCCGCTGCGTATCCGCATGGACCGGCTGATCCTGCTCAACCGCCTGGCCCGCCACGCGCAGGTGCGCGACGAGGCGCGGGCGCTGCAGCGCGAAGGCCATGCCCTGCCCGATTACGTGCTGCCAGCCGTAGGCGACTCGCTGATGGCCACCCAGAACCCGGAGGAGGCCATTCCCTTGCTGGAGGCCGCCGCAAAGAACGATCCCTCACGCTTCGAGACACGCTCGGAGCTGGCCTATGCATATCTGGAAACCGAGCAGGCGGAGAAGGCGGTGGGCTACCTGCAGGCCTGGCAGAAGGACGAACCGGCCTGGCGCTGGGGCGGCGGCAAGACCCCCTTCCAGAACTGGGCGCGTTACGAGGCCGACCTGAACCTGGGGATGGTGCGGGCCTACAGCGGCGACCTGCCCACGGCCCAGCGCGAACTGGAAGCCCTGGTCGAGGTCGGCCCGGGCAATGGCAGCCTGCAGACTTCACTGGGCAGCGTCTACCAGATGCGCGGTTGGCCACGGCGGGCACTTGAGCGCCACCAGATGGCCTATACCCTGGACCCGCGTGACATCGCGCCGCGCCTGGGCATGTACGAATCCTACGTGCAGCTGCAACGCGACGACCTGGCGCGGCCGCTGCATGACGACCTGCTGGCACGCTATCCAAGCCAGCCGGCGGTGCAACGCATGGACCGTGACTGGCGCGCCCATCGCGGCTGGCAGCTGCTGGCCAAGGTCGAGGGTGGCCGCAGTTCCGGCGGTGGCGGCACCTCGCCGCTGGGCAACGACGACCTGCACTACGGCGTGGAAGTGGCCTCGCCGGTTCTCAACGACCGCTGGCGCCTGTTTGCCTTCGCCGACCGCCGTTCGGTCAGCTTCCAGGACCAGGACATCGATCCGCTGTGGATCGGTGCCGGCGTGCGCTACCGCTTCGACCGCCTCGATGCCGAGGCGGCGGTGATGCGCCCCAACGACAGCATCGGCGACACCGGCCTGCGCGGCGGCTTCGGCTGGCAGTTCAATGATCGCTGGCATGCCGGCGTAACCGCTGCCCGCAATGACCCGGAAGCCTCGATGCAGGCACGCGTGGCCGGCATCACCGCTGACAGTGTTGCGGTTGCAGTGGACTACACGCGCAACGAGCGCACCCACTGGAGCTTCGGTGGCAGCCGGTTCCGTTACGACGATGGCAACCGCCGCGATACGCTGAACAGTGCGATCGAACAACGGCTGCTGACCCGCCCGCGCCTGCTGATCGATGGCCTGGGCAGCGTCTACACCAGCCGTGGCAGCCGCGACGATGCGCCCTACTTCAACCCCTCGCGGGATCGCTCGGTGGAAGTGGGCCTGCGCATCGACCAACAGCTGTGGCGCCATTACGAGCGCCACTTCCGCCATCGCCTGACGGTCTCGGTGGGCAACTACTGGCAGGAAGGTTTTGGCAGTTCAATCATTCCGACCGTGGCCTATCGCCACGAATGGCAGTTCGATCAAGGGCGGATCCTCGAGTACGGCGTGAGTTGGTCGCGGCCGGTCTACGACGGCCAACGTGAACGACATATCGGCTTCGATGCCGCGCTGCGCTGGGGAGAATGA
- the pgaB gene encoding poly-beta-1,6-N-acetyl-D-glucosamine N-deacetylase PgaB produces MERMLRNLTTVLLLALLALALPAAAQRASSAAELDAADNGLLVLSYHDVRDDVLEKSDGDAYAVSTQNFAAHLDWLSAHGYHPVSLSQLIKASRGEATLPPRPVLLTFDDGLRSVYSRVYPLLRAYNYPALVAVITDYVDMAPGRTIDYGYRPFGHDDFLTWDQLREMQASGLIELASHTDNLHHGVQSNPQGNQTPAVITRIYDPKAQRYESAQEYEKRLRDDLGRSVQRIEKELGVRPKAIVWPYAAYNQLSNDIAEQLGMPVSFDLEGRSTPVTADLHGLARLLVTSNPNITSLAFELRRNVNLDGTRALQIDMDSVYDSDPAQQARNLDALIERVKRIGPTHVYLQAFADPDGNNTADALYFPNRHLPMRADLFNRVAWQLKTRAGVKVYAWLPVLGYELPDAAQRAALGIQSPERDGMYRLDFTRPQARQIIKDIYEDLAINSYFEGLLFHDDGYVRDTELAQLPQEGSDGGRTQALIDFTLELRDSAQRWRPKLGTVRNLYAQPVLEPQSAAWFAQRLDLFNKAYDRTALMAMPWMEGSRRPQRWLDKLVVAVRAHDPELKHTMFELQTVDWRTQRPISGEQLRAQIRRLQAQGVRHFAWYPDDFIADKPSTQDARAAMSARNFPYPEK; encoded by the coding sequence ATGGAACGGATGCTTCGTAACCTGACGACCGTACTGCTGCTGGCGCTGCTGGCCCTCGCCCTGCCTGCCGCAGCCCAGCGCGCCAGCTCGGCCGCGGAACTGGACGCGGCCGACAACGGCCTGCTGGTCCTCAGCTACCACGACGTGCGCGATGATGTGCTGGAAAAATCCGACGGCGACGCCTACGCGGTCAGCACGCAGAACTTCGCCGCACACCTGGACTGGCTGTCCGCCCATGGCTATCACCCGGTCTCGCTGTCACAGCTGATCAAGGCCTCGCGCGGTGAGGCAACGCTGCCGCCGCGGCCGGTGCTGCTGACCTTCGACGACGGCCTGCGCAGCGTGTACAGCCGCGTCTATCCGCTGCTGCGCGCGTACAACTATCCGGCGCTGGTGGCGGTGATCACCGACTACGTCGACATGGCACCGGGCCGCACCATCGACTACGGCTACCGTCCCTTCGGCCATGACGACTTCCTGACCTGGGACCAGCTGCGCGAGATGCAGGCCAGCGGCCTGATCGAACTGGCCAGCCATACCGACAACCTGCACCACGGCGTGCAGTCCAACCCACAGGGCAACCAGACCCCGGCGGTGATCACCCGCATCTACGACCCCAAGGCGCAGCGCTATGAAAGCGCGCAGGAGTACGAGAAGCGCCTGCGCGACGATCTCGGCCGCAGCGTGCAGCGCATCGAGAAGGAGCTGGGTGTACGCCCGAAAGCGATCGTCTGGCCGTATGCCGCCTACAACCAGTTGAGCAACGACATCGCCGAGCAGCTGGGCATGCCGGTGTCCTTCGACCTGGAAGGTCGCAGCACGCCGGTGACGGCCGACCTGCATGGCCTGGCACGCCTGCTGGTGACCAGCAATCCGAACATCACCTCGCTGGCTTTCGAGCTGCGCCGCAACGTCAATCTGGACGGCACCCGTGCACTGCAGATCGATATGGACTCGGTCTACGACAGCGACCCTGCACAGCAGGCGCGCAACCTGGATGCGCTGATCGAGCGGGTGAAGCGGATCGGCCCGACCCATGTCTACCTGCAGGCCTTCGCCGATCCGGACGGCAACAACACCGCCGATGCCCTGTACTTCCCGAACCGCCACCTGCCGATGCGCGCGGACCTGTTCAACCGCGTCGCCTGGCAGCTGAAAACCCGTGCCGGGGTGAAGGTGTATGCGTGGTTGCCGGTGCTGGGCTATGAACTGCCCGACGCTGCGCAGCGTGCGGCGCTGGGCATCCAGAGCCCGGAACGCGATGGCATGTACCGCCTGGATTTCACCAGGCCGCAGGCACGGCAGATCATCAAGGACATCTACGAAGACCTGGCGATCAATTCGTATTTCGAAGGCCTGCTGTTCCACGATGACGGCTACGTGCGCGATACCGAACTTGCCCAGCTGCCGCAGGAAGGCAGCGACGGCGGCCGCACCCAGGCGCTGATTGATTTCACCCTGGAACTGCGTGACAGCGCACAACGCTGGCGCCCCAAGCTGGGCACCGTGCGCAACCTGTACGCGCAGCCGGTGCTGGAGCCGCAGAGCGCGGCGTGGTTCGCCCAGCGCCTGGACCTGTTCAACAAGGCCTACGACCGCACCGCGCTGATGGCGATGCCATGGATGGAAGGCAGCCGCCGCCCGCAGCGTTGGCTGGACAAGCTGGTGGTGGCCGTGCGTGCGCACGACCCCGAGCTGAAGCACACGATGTTCGAGCTGCAGACCGTGGACTGGCGCACGCAGCGGCCGATCAGCGGCGAACAGCTGCGCGCGCAGATCCGCCGCCTGCAGGCACAGGGCGTGCGCCATTTCGCGTGGTACCCGGACGATTTCATCGCCGACAAGCCGTCGACCCAGGATGCACGCGCGGCGATGTCCGCGCGCAACTTCCCGTACCCGGAGAAGTGA
- the pgaC gene encoding poly-beta-1,6-N-acetyl-D-glucosamine synthase has protein sequence MNPWLNAMFQFAFFYPMVMAFFWMSGGLYYFFRRERKSRPRNDPPPMAEYPFASLLIPCHNESANLDDTLGAALAQRYPDFEVIAINDGSTDDTGTRLDALAALHPRLRVVHLDRNLGKANALRMGALAARSEYLVCIDGDAMLEEFAMHWMVWHLTSGPRVGAVTGNPRIRNRSTLLGRLQVAEFSSIIGMIKRAQRVYGRIFTVSGVIAAFRRTALHRIGYWADDMVTEDIDISWRLQLDHWDIRYEPNALCFILMPETLKGLWRQRLRWAQGGVEVLLRHGSSLFSWRKRRMWGVLLEYILSVLWAYTMLVIILLWAVGKFIPMPPSLYIDTLLPQWHGVILALVCLLQFASSLIIDRRYETHIGRNYFWVIWYPMAYWLISLFTTLVALPKTLLRRRGKRATWVSPDRGIR, from the coding sequence ATGAATCCGTGGCTCAACGCCATGTTCCAGTTCGCCTTCTTCTACCCCATGGTGATGGCGTTCTTCTGGATGTCCGGGGGCCTGTACTACTTCTTCCGCCGTGAGCGGAAGTCGCGGCCGCGCAACGACCCACCACCGATGGCGGAGTATCCGTTCGCCAGCCTGCTGATCCCGTGCCACAACGAATCGGCGAACCTGGACGACACCCTCGGCGCGGCATTGGCCCAGCGCTATCCGGACTTTGAGGTGATCGCCATCAACGATGGCAGCACCGACGACACCGGCACCCGCCTGGACGCGCTTGCAGCGCTTCATCCGCGCCTGCGCGTGGTCCACCTGGACCGCAACCTGGGCAAGGCCAACGCGTTGCGCATGGGCGCGCTGGCCGCGAGGTCGGAGTACCTGGTGTGCATCGATGGTGATGCCATGCTGGAAGAGTTCGCCATGCACTGGATGGTCTGGCACCTGACCAGCGGCCCACGCGTGGGTGCGGTGACCGGCAACCCGCGCATCCGCAACCGCTCCACCCTGCTCGGCCGCCTGCAGGTGGCGGAGTTCTCCTCGATCATCGGCATGATCAAGCGCGCCCAACGCGTGTACGGTCGCATCTTCACCGTGTCCGGCGTCATTGCCGCGTTCCGTCGCACCGCCCTGCATCGCATCGGCTACTGGGCCGATGACATGGTCACCGAGGACATCGACATCAGCTGGCGGCTGCAGCTGGATCATTGGGACATCCGTTACGAGCCCAATGCGCTGTGCTTCATCCTGATGCCGGAAACGCTGAAGGGCCTGTGGCGGCAGCGACTGCGCTGGGCACAGGGCGGCGTGGAAGTCCTGCTGCGCCACGGCTCCTCGTTGTTCAGCTGGCGCAAGCGGCGGATGTGGGGCGTGCTGCTGGAATACATCCTCAGCGTGCTGTGGGCCTACACCATGCTGGTGATCATCCTGCTGTGGGCAGTGGGCAAGTTCATCCCGATGCCGCCGTCGCTGTACATCGACACGTTGCTGCCGCAATGGCATGGCGTGATCCTGGCCCTGGTCTGCCTGCTGCAGTTCGCCAGCAGTCTGATCATCGACAGGCGTTACGAAACGCATATCGGCCGCAACTATTTCTGGGTCATCTGGTACCCGATGGCGTACTGGTTGATCAGCCTGTTCACCACGCTGGTGGCGCTGCCGAAGACCCTTCTCCGGCGGCGTGGCAAGCGTGCCACCTGGGTCAGCCCAGACAGAGGTATCCGATGA
- the pgaD gene encoding poly-beta-1,6-N-acetyl-D-glucosamine biosynthesis protein PgaD: MNAHRQTTARTPSNRFDSRLIQKPRKQPRLQRTAWGFVTLAFWGFYFYLWAPLVTLVSWLLGGQLAWLQLYERKQHLDPFVIIALPVILACCALLLIAWAEYNRYRFAGKERRGPHEDASRAEIAHSLGASDQLAEQMFGAKAITLHMDEHARPLGMTAQLLR; encoded by the coding sequence ATGAACGCACATCGCCAGACGACTGCCAGGACGCCGTCCAACCGCTTCGACTCGCGCCTGATCCAGAAACCGCGCAAGCAGCCTCGCCTGCAGCGTACTGCCTGGGGCTTTGTGACCCTGGCATTCTGGGGGTTCTACTTCTACCTGTGGGCACCGCTGGTCACGCTGGTGTCCTGGTTGCTCGGTGGGCAGCTGGCGTGGCTGCAGCTGTACGAGCGCAAGCAGCATCTGGACCCGTTCGTGATCATCGCCCTGCCGGTGATCCTGGCGTGCTGTGCGCTGCTGCTGATCGCCTGGGCCGAGTACAACCGCTACCGCTTCGCCGGCAAGGAACGGCGCGGCCCGCACGAGGACGCAAGTCGTGCGGAGATCGCCCATTCGCTGGGTGCCAGCGATCAGCTTGCCGAACAGATGTTCGGTGCCAAGGCCATCACCCTGCACATGGATGAGCATGCACGGCCGCTGGGCATGACCGCGCAGCTGTTGAGGTAA
- a CDS encoding glutamate-5-semialdehyde dehydrogenase: MNPLQDMPMSEIESQARACRDAAQVVAGLDSDARRALLQAMAQALEVNAGQILAGNARDLAAARDKGVGSAMLDRLALDPARLLAMADAVREVAGLPDPVGQVTRDDVRPNGIRVQKVRVPLGVIAMIYEARPNVTAEAAALCLKAGNGVILRGGSEAIHSNTAIAQALAGALKANGVPPAAVTVLTDLRREAMLELLQLHELIDLAIPRGGEGLIRFVAEHARVPVIKHYKGVCHLFVDASADLDKSVDLLVDGKCSRPSACNSLETLLVHRDIAAAFLPRAAQALAERGVQLRADERAQPLLPGSTAASEDDYAAEFLDLVLAVRVVDDLDAAIAHIRTYTSDHTEVIATEDVASAERFVSALRSAVVMVNASSRFSDGGQLGLGSEIGISTTRLHAYGPMGLEALTVERFVVRGEGQVRR, encoded by the coding sequence ATGAACCCACTGCAGGATATGCCGATGAGTGAAATCGAATCGCAGGCCCGTGCCTGCCGCGACGCGGCCCAGGTGGTTGCCGGCCTGGACAGCGATGCGCGCAGGGCACTGCTGCAGGCGATGGCGCAGGCGCTGGAGGTCAATGCCGGACAGATTCTTGCAGGCAATGCACGCGACCTGGCCGCCGCCCGCGACAAAGGCGTGGGCAGCGCGATGCTCGACCGCCTGGCACTTGACCCCGCGCGCCTGCTGGCGATGGCCGACGCCGTGCGCGAGGTGGCCGGCCTGCCGGACCCGGTCGGGCAGGTGACCCGCGACGACGTGCGTCCGAACGGCATCCGCGTACAGAAGGTGCGCGTGCCGCTGGGGGTGATCGCGATGATCTACGAAGCTCGCCCGAACGTGACCGCCGAAGCCGCCGCGCTGTGCCTGAAGGCGGGCAACGGCGTGATCCTGCGTGGAGGCTCGGAGGCGATCCATTCCAATACCGCCATCGCCCAGGCGTTGGCGGGGGCATTGAAGGCCAACGGCGTGCCCCCTGCCGCTGTGACGGTGCTGACCGACCTGCGTCGCGAAGCAATGCTGGAACTGCTGCAGCTGCACGAACTGATCGACCTGGCCATCCCGCGCGGTGGCGAAGGCCTGATCCGCTTCGTCGCCGAGCACGCACGGGTACCGGTGATCAAGCACTACAAGGGCGTCTGCCACCTGTTCGTCGATGCCAGTGCCGATCTCGACAAGTCAGTCGATCTGCTGGTGGACGGCAAGTGCAGTCGCCCGTCCGCGTGCAATTCACTGGAAACCCTGCTGGTGCACCGGGACATTGCCGCAGCGTTCCTGCCGCGTGCTGCACAGGCGCTGGCCGAACGTGGCGTGCAGCTGCGCGCAGACGAGCGCGCGCAGCCATTGCTGCCGGGGAGCACCGCGGCCAGCGAAGACGACTATGCCGCCGAATTCCTTGATCTGGTACTGGCGGTCCGCGTGGTCGACGATCTTGATGCAGCGATCGCGCACATCCGTACCTATACCTCCGACCACACCGAAGTGATCGCCACTGAAGACGTAGCCAGTGCCGAGCGTTTCGTCAGCGCATTGCGCTCGGCGGTGGTGATGGTCAACGCGTCTTCGCGTTTTTCCGATGGTGGCCAGCTTGGCCTCGGCAGCGAGATCGGCATCTCCACCACGCGCCTGCACGCCTATGGCCCGATGGGGCTGGAAGCGCTGACAGTCGAACGGTTCGTGGTACGCGGCGAAGGCCAGGTCCGAAGGTAG
- the proB gene encoding glutamate 5-kinase, whose protein sequence is MTVHAAHVASPFPEQALPSWRRAVLKVGSSLLAADGGGLSPRHALGLAQFVSANVLAGREVVIVSSGAVAAGRAILPRADEPGAAMAARQALAALGQAQLIGLWQRFFERPVAQVLLTHDDLRNRRRYLNARATLNELLRLGALPVVNENDTVSVDELKLGDNDNLAATVAALVDADALFIATDIDGLYSADPRTHADARPLHEVAELNDAVLAMAGGAGSVAGTGGMRTKLEAAAKAGRVGIETYLFNGRSGEVVRALAQDRLFGTRIHAARSREAARKHWLRHAPLAEGAILIDAGAAQAMREKGASLLPGGITGADGAFRRGDMVQVCWNTDAGRVCVARGVSQYAADDVRRIAGRHTRDIQTVLGYNYGGTVVHRDDLVLP, encoded by the coding sequence ATGACTGTCCACGCCGCCCACGTTGCATCGCCGTTCCCCGAACAAGCGCTGCCGTCGTGGCGGCGCGCCGTGCTCAAGGTCGGCAGCAGCCTGCTGGCCGCCGACGGTGGTGGCCTGTCGCCGCGCCACGCGCTGGGCCTGGCCCAGTTCGTTTCGGCCAACGTGCTGGCCGGGCGCGAGGTCGTCATCGTCTCCTCCGGCGCGGTCGCTGCCGGCCGCGCGATCCTGCCCCGGGCCGATGAACCCGGTGCGGCGATGGCGGCGCGGCAGGCGTTGGCGGCCCTGGGCCAGGCGCAGCTGATCGGTCTGTGGCAGCGCTTCTTCGAGCGCCCGGTGGCGCAGGTGCTGCTGACCCATGACGATCTGCGCAACCGCCGCCGCTATCTCAATGCGCGGGCAACCCTCAACGAGCTGCTGCGGCTTGGCGCGCTGCCGGTGGTCAACGAGAACGACACCGTTTCGGTGGATGAGCTCAAGCTCGGTGACAACGACAACCTGGCCGCGACGGTGGCAGCGCTGGTCGATGCCGATGCACTGTTCATCGCCACCGACATCGACGGTCTCTACAGTGCCGATCCGCGCACGCATGCCGATGCGCGGCCACTGCATGAAGTGGCCGAGTTGAACGATGCCGTGCTGGCGATGGCTGGCGGCGCCGGTTCGGTCGCCGGTACCGGCGGCATGCGCACCAAGCTGGAGGCCGCAGCCAAGGCCGGCCGTGTCGGCATCGAAACCTACCTGTTCAATGGCCGCAGCGGCGAGGTGGTGCGCGCGCTGGCGCAGGATCGCCTGTTCGGTACCCGTATCCATGCAGCACGCAGCCGTGAGGCGGCCCGCAAGCACTGGCTGCGCCACGCTCCGCTCGCCGAAGGCGCGATCCTGATCGATGCCGGCGCCGCCCAGGCGATGCGCGAGAAGGGGGCCTCGCTGTTGCCCGGTGGCATCACCGGTGCCGACGGCGCGTTCCGGCGCGGTGACATGGTGCAGGTATGCTGGAACACCGACGCCGGCCGGGTGTGCGTGGCCCGTGGTGTGAGCCAGTACGCCGCCGATGACGTGCGCCGCATTGCCGGCCGCCACACCCGCGACATCCAGACCGTGCTCGGCTACAACTACGGCGGTACCGTCGTCCATCGCGACGATCTGGTGCTGCCATGA
- a CDS encoding YciI family protein has product MAGTVYLVLAMRLPGFNDAVVQPHRDFLDALQAEGRLQLTGGFADGSGGAYVLCNLDSLAQAQAIVATDPLVTMQASALSVHEWNTR; this is encoded by the coding sequence ATGGCCGGCACCGTCTACCTGGTGCTGGCGATGCGCCTGCCGGGCTTCAACGACGCCGTGGTGCAGCCGCACCGCGACTTCCTCGATGCGTTGCAGGCCGAGGGCCGGCTGCAGCTGACCGGCGGCTTTGCCGACGGCAGTGGTGGCGCCTATGTGCTGTGCAACCTCGACAGCCTCGCGCAGGCGCAGGCCATCGTCGCCACAGATCCGCTGGTGACGATGCAGGCATCGGCGCTGAGCGTCCATGAATGGAATACCCGCTGA
- the argH gene encoding argininosuccinate lyase: MADLLWQKPGVAVDAQIQTFLAGDDVILDREFFLHDIAASAAHAQGLQHIGILSADELAGLLRELEVLAQDFREGRFVLDTQYEDGHSAIEARLTERLGDAGRKIHTGRSRNDQILVATRLWLKEKLQRVAQVSAEVAKVALDRAQAEQHLPIPGYTHIQRAVVSSAGMWWAGWAEAFIDNAVRARDTHALVDANPLGTAAGYGVNLPLDREHTTAALGFARMQISPIYAQLSRGKFELAALEALGGATLDLRRIAWDLSLFTSAEFGFVALPAQYTTGSSIMPNKRNPDVIELMRATHASVAAARTEIEQLLSLPSGYHRDLQSSKGAIFHGFGRGLAALELLPALLANLEWRDDKLRAAIDSGMYATDVAVEAAVAGVPFREAYKAAAAGADSAGQGRTPEGSLAARVSPGSASDLRLDELRARWQALS, encoded by the coding sequence ATGGCAGACCTTCTTTGGCAGAAGCCAGGCGTCGCTGTCGATGCCCAGATCCAGACCTTCCTCGCTGGCGACGACGTGATCCTCGATCGCGAGTTCTTCCTGCATGACATTGCTGCCAGTGCCGCGCATGCGCAGGGCTTGCAGCACATCGGCATCCTCAGCGCCGACGAACTGGCCGGGTTGCTGCGTGAACTTGAGGTGCTGGCACAGGACTTCCGCGAAGGCCGTTTCGTGCTGGATACGCAGTATGAGGATGGCCATTCGGCGATCGAGGCACGGTTGACCGAGCGCCTTGGCGATGCCGGCCGCAAGATCCACACCGGCCGCAGCCGCAACGACCAGATCCTGGTCGCCACCCGGCTGTGGTTGAAGGAAAAGCTGCAGCGCGTGGCGCAGGTCAGCGCCGAAGTGGCAAAGGTGGCACTTGACCGTGCGCAGGCCGAGCAGCATCTGCCGATTCCCGGTTACACCCACATCCAGCGTGCCGTGGTGTCCTCGGCCGGCATGTGGTGGGCCGGTTGGGCCGAAGCCTTCATCGACAACGCCGTGCGTGCCCGCGATACCCATGCACTGGTCGATGCCAATCCGCTTGGCACCGCCGCCGGTTACGGCGTGAACCTGCCGCTGGATCGCGAGCACACCACCGCCGCGCTCGGCTTTGCGCGCATGCAGATCTCGCCGATCTACGCGCAGCTGTCGCGTGGCAAGTTCGAACTGGCCGCGCTGGAAGCGCTGGGCGGTGCCACCCTGGACCTGCGCCGCATTGCCTGGGACCTGTCGCTGTTCACCAGCGCCGAATTCGGTTTCGTCGCGTTGCCGGCGCAGTACACCACCGGCAGTTCGATCATGCCCAACAAGCGCAATCCGGACGTGATCGAGCTGATGCGCGCGACCCATGCCAGCGTCGCCGCTGCACGCACCGAAATCGAGCAGCTGCTGTCGCTGCCGTCGGGCTACCACCGCGACCTGCAGTCGTCCAAGGGCGCCATCTTCCACGGCTTCGGGCGCGGCCTGGCCGCGCTTGAACTGCTGCCGGCGCTGCTGGCCAACCTGGAATGGCGCGATGACAAGCTGCGTGCAGCGATCGATTCGGGCATGTATGCCACCGATGTCGCGGTGGAAGCTGCGGTAGCGGGCGTACCGTTCCGCGAGGCCTACAAGGCTGCTGCTGCCGGTGCCGACAGTGCAGGGCAGGGGCGCACGCCGGAAGGCAGCCTGGCGGCGCGCGTATCGCCGGGTTCGGCGTCGGACCTGCGCCTGGATGAACTGCGCGCGCGCTGGCAGGCGCTGTCCTGA
- the argC gene encoding N-acetyl-gamma-glutamyl-phosphate reductase — MSTSSSFTVGIVGARGHTGAELIRLVAAHPNLQLGFVSSRELAGQRVSDHYPQWQGELQFENLDADAVAAKGVDAVILALPNGLAAPFVAALETAKPDTVIVDLSADYRFDNTWYYGLPELTRSRYRGQKHISNPGCYATAMQLAIHPLLDLLAGPPQCFGVSGYSGAGTSPSDKNNVELLADNLMPYALTNHVHEREVSVQLGVAVEFMPHVAPHFRGITLTANLWLNRVQTREQIVERFQQAYAGEALIEVVDEAPWVSRIAGRHGAQVGGFTLAPGGKRVVVVATLDNLLKGAATQAMQNLNLALGIDELTSIPH; from the coding sequence ATGAGCACTTCCTCCTCGTTCACCGTCGGCATCGTCGGCGCCCGCGGCCATACCGGCGCCGAGCTGATCCGCCTGGTGGCAGCGCATCCGAACCTGCAGCTGGGTTTCGTGTCCTCGCGCGAACTGGCCGGGCAGCGCGTGTCCGACCACTACCCGCAATGGCAGGGCGAACTGCAGTTCGAGAATCTCGACGCCGACGCCGTTGCCGCCAAGGGCGTGGACGCGGTGATCCTGGCCCTGCCCAACGGCCTGGCCGCGCCGTTCGTGGCGGCGCTGGAAACGGCGAAGCCGGACACGGTGATCGTCGACCTGTCGGCCGACTACCGTTTCGACAACACCTGGTACTACGGCCTGCCCGAGCTTACCCGCAGCCGTTACCGCGGACAGAAGCACATCAGCAACCCCGGCTGCTATGCCACCGCGATGCAGCTGGCGATCCATCCGCTGCTGGATCTGCTGGCTGGTCCGCCGCAGTGCTTCGGCGTTTCCGGCTACTCGGGTGCGGGCACCTCGCCGTCGGACAAGAACAACGTTGAACTGCTGGCCGACAACCTGATGCCGTACGCGCTGACCAACCACGTGCATGAGCGCGAGGTTTCCGTGCAGCTGGGCGTGGCGGTCGAATTCATGCCGCACGTCGCGCCGCATTTCCGTGGCATCACCCTCACCGCCAACCTGTGGTTGAACCGCGTGCAGACCCGCGAGCAGATCGTCGAGCGCTTCCAGCAGGCCTACGCCGGTGAAGCACTCATCGAGGTCGTGGACGAGGCGCCGTGGGTGAGCCGCATCGCTGGCCGCCACGGTGCCCAGGTCGGCGGCTTCACGCTCGCCCCGGGCGGCAAGCGGGTGGTGGTGGTGGCGACCCTGGACAACCTGCTCAAGGGCGCGGCCACCCAGGCCATGCAGAACCTCAATCTTGCGCTGGGCATCGACGAACTGACGTCGATCCCGCACTGA